Proteins from one Hoplias malabaricus isolate fHopMal1 chromosome 2, fHopMal1.hap1, whole genome shotgun sequence genomic window:
- the tacr3l gene encoding tachykinin receptor 3-like isoform X2, with protein sequence MAWRIKDQRTTGTGKRKWEMTFYLISDLKTKLENIREYKQKNAASVSFLGLWSVQLRYMAIIHPLQPRLSATATKVVILCIWCLAVVLAFPLCFYSTIRTLPRRTLCYVAWPRPADDSFMYHIIVTVLVYALPLVVMGITYTIVGVTLWGSEIPGDSSDNYHGQLRAKRKVVKMMIVVVVTFALCWLPYHVYFIVTGLNKHLNKMKSIQQIYLAVLWLAMSSTMYNPIIYCCLNGRFRAGFKRAFRWCPFIHVSSYDELELRTTRLHPRNQSSMCTLSRVDTSVHGDDPRHGNCKSVKSLSHSEIGSAKENPQQTDKNGHYVEPSFTPDQFN encoded by the exons ATGGCATGGAGGATAAAAGACCAGAGAACCACTGGAACAGGAAAACGGAAATGGGAAATGACCTTTTAtctgatttctgatttgaaaacaaaacTGGAAAATATAAgggaatataaacagaaaaatgccgcctctgtgagtttcctggggCTGTGGTCAGTGCAACTGAG GTACATGGCTATTATCCACCCACTTCAACCCAGGCTGTCGGCCACGGCCACTAAAGTGGTGATCTTGTGTATATGGTGTTTGGCGGTGGTCCTGGCCTTTCCCCTTTGCTTCTACTCCACCATCAGAACCCTACCTCGCAGGACCCTCTGCTATGTGGCCTGGCCTAGACCCGCCGATGACTCCTTTAT GTACCATATCATAGTGACAGTGCTGGTGTATGCGCTGCCCCTAGTGGTGATGGGCATCACCTACACTATAGTAGGAGTGACACTGTGGGGCAGTGAAATCCCCGGAGACTCATCAGACAACTACCACGGTCAGCTACGTGCCAAGAGGAAG GTGGTAAAGATGATGATTGTAGTAGTGGTGACATTTGCTCTCTGCTGGTTGCCTTATCATGTCTACTTCATTGTGACTGGCCTGAATAAGCACTTGAACAAAATGAAATCCATCCAGCAAATTTATCTAGCTGTACTCTGGTTGGCCATGAGCTCCACCATGTACAACCCAATCATCTACTGCTGTCTCAACGGCAG GTTCAGAGCAGGTTTCAAAAGAGCTTTCCGGTGGTGTCCTTTCATCCATGTATCAAGTTATGATGAGCTGGAGCTGCGCACCACCCGCCTACACCCCCGCAACCAGAGCAGCATGTGCACTCTGTCCCGTGTCGACACCAGTGTCCACGGCGATGACCCTCGCCACGGTAACTGCAAGAGTGTCAAGTCCCTGAGCCACAGTGAGATCGGCAGCGCCAAAGAAAACCCTCAACAAACCGACAAAAATGGACACTATGTCGAACCCAGCTTCACACCTGATCAGTTCAACTGA
- the tacr3l gene encoding tachykinin receptor 3-like isoform X1, which yields MAASQSGSNLTRNLTNQFVQPAWRVALWSLAYSSILAVAVFGNVVVMWIILAHRRMRTVTNYFLLNLAFSDASMAAFNTLVNFVYATHGDWYFGEAYCKFHNFFPVTSVFASIYSMTAIAVDRYMAIIHPLQPRLSATATKVVILCIWCLAVVLAFPLCFYSTIRTLPRRTLCYVAWPRPADDSFMYHIIVTVLVYALPLVVMGITYTIVGVTLWGSEIPGDSSDNYHGQLRAKRKVVKMMIVVVVTFALCWLPYHVYFIVTGLNKHLNKMKSIQQIYLAVLWLAMSSTMYNPIIYCCLNGRFRAGFKRAFRWCPFIHVSSYDELELRTTRLHPRNQSSMCTLSRVDTSVHGDDPRHGNCKSVKSLSHSEIGSAKENPQQTDKNGHYVEPSFTPDQFN from the exons ATGGCCGCGTCTCAGAGCGGCTCGAACCTGACTCGGAACCTCACCAACCAGTTCGTGCAGCCCGCGTGGCGCGTGGCGCTGTGGTCGCTCGCCTACAGCTCGATCCTCGCGGTGGCCGTGTTCGGGAACGTGGTGGTGATGTGGATCATCCTCGCGCACAGGCGAATGCGCACCGTCACCAACTACTTCTTACTGAACCTGGCGTTCTCCGACGCCTCCATGGCCGCCTTCAACACGCTCGTCAACTTCGTGTACGCTACGCACGGGGACTGGTATTTCGGAGAGGCGTACTGCAAATTCCACAACTTCTTCCCCGTCACCTCCGTGTTCGCCAGCATCTACTCCATGACCGCCATAGCCGTGGACAG GTACATGGCTATTATCCACCCACTTCAACCCAGGCTGTCGGCCACGGCCACTAAAGTGGTGATCTTGTGTATATGGTGTTTGGCGGTGGTCCTGGCCTTTCCCCTTTGCTTCTACTCCACCATCAGAACCCTACCTCGCAGGACCCTCTGCTATGTGGCCTGGCCTAGACCCGCCGATGACTCCTTTAT GTACCATATCATAGTGACAGTGCTGGTGTATGCGCTGCCCCTAGTGGTGATGGGCATCACCTACACTATAGTAGGAGTGACACTGTGGGGCAGTGAAATCCCCGGAGACTCATCAGACAACTACCACGGTCAGCTACGTGCCAAGAGGAAG GTGGTAAAGATGATGATTGTAGTAGTGGTGACATTTGCTCTCTGCTGGTTGCCTTATCATGTCTACTTCATTGTGACTGGCCTGAATAAGCACTTGAACAAAATGAAATCCATCCAGCAAATTTATCTAGCTGTACTCTGGTTGGCCATGAGCTCCACCATGTACAACCCAATCATCTACTGCTGTCTCAACGGCAG GTTCAGAGCAGGTTTCAAAAGAGCTTTCCGGTGGTGTCCTTTCATCCATGTATCAAGTTATGATGAGCTGGAGCTGCGCACCACCCGCCTACACCCCCGCAACCAGAGCAGCATGTGCACTCTGTCCCGTGTCGACACCAGTGTCCACGGCGATGACCCTCGCCACGGTAACTGCAAGAGTGTCAAGTCCCTGAGCCACAGTGAGATCGGCAGCGCCAAAGAAAACCCTCAACAAACCGACAAAAATGGACACTATGTCGAACCCAGCTTCACACCTGATCAGTTCAACTGA